In Flavobacteriales bacterium, one genomic interval encodes:
- a CDS encoding glycosyltransferase family 2 protein, producing MPGSTDLHTVPAKALRVCMVVPCYNEAGVLQHTTEVLLNELTSLAMEGYATADSYVCCVDDGSRDITWEEIEVLSKNNARIKGLKLSANFGHQNAVIAGLFTERTHADILISMDADLQDDVSVISKMVKLHHAGKRVVYGVRLDRQVDSFGKQIAAKLYYSLIRRMNDRAIKGHADFRSADSKVIADLERFNEANIYLRGLFPLIGYPSAEVQYVRKERHAGESKYSYRKLMSLAWQGITSFTTTPLKLVFYLGIAMMFMSFGVAVWVIWGLFAGQAIQGWASTLLIITIFSAMIITSLGIIGEYIGKIYQEVKQRPRYIIERTTGE from the coding sequence ATGCCCGGATCTACCGACCTCCATACTGTTCCTGCCAAAGCGCTGCGGGTGTGCATGGTTGTTCCGTGCTACAACGAAGCAGGCGTTCTGCAGCACACCACCGAAGTGCTTCTCAACGAACTGACAAGCCTTGCAATGGAAGGATACGCGACTGCTGATAGCTACGTGTGTTGCGTGGACGATGGCAGCCGGGATATCACATGGGAAGAGATCGAAGTGCTTTCTAAGAACAATGCACGGATCAAAGGGTTGAAGTTGAGTGCCAATTTCGGACACCAGAACGCGGTGATAGCCGGGCTCTTTACGGAACGCACGCATGCGGATATCCTCATCTCCATGGATGCGGACCTGCAGGATGATGTTTCGGTGATCTCCAAAATGGTGAAGTTGCACCACGCCGGAAAACGCGTTGTGTATGGCGTTCGTTTGGATAGGCAAGTGGATTCGTTCGGAAAGCAGATCGCAGCAAAGCTGTACTACAGCCTGATCCGCAGAATGAATGACCGTGCGATCAAAGGGCATGCGGATTTCCGGTCCGCGGATTCCAAAGTGATCGCTGATCTGGAGCGTTTCAACGAGGCAAATATCTATTTACGCGGCTTGTTCCCATTGATCGGATATCCTTCCGCGGAAGTCCAGTACGTCCGAAAAGAGCGCCATGCAGGTGAGTCCAAATACAGCTACCGGAAGTTGATGAGCTTGGCATGGCAAGGCATCACATCGTTCACGACCACACCGCTGAAATTGGTTTTCTACCTCGGTATCGCGATGATGTTCATGAGCTTTGGTGTTGCGGTATGGGTGATCTGGGGCTTGTTCGCTGGGCAAGCCATTCAAGGGTGGGCCTCAACGCTATTGATCATCACCATCTTTTCGGCGATGATCATCACCAGTCTCGGGATCATTGGAGAGTACATCGGTAAGATCTACCAAGAGGTGAAGCAACGCCCCCGTTACATCATTGAACGCACTACCGGTGAGTGA
- a CDS encoding methyltransferase domain-containing protein, translated as MNALPVSDPKDTAFSEEQFDKLYPLGVERHYWSRCRNKVIAHTLRKVNAVGPMLEIGCGKGVVVEYLRNDGFDITGIELAPVKALPSVATFVKTGADVLDMDPAVCATIRTILLLDVIEHIEDPVAFLVMVRKKLPNAECVLATVPARQELFSNFDRFNNHFRRYDLNMLTEHLRTNNTRSSYVSYVFHGLYPAARLLLKSKGEREVGFNVPKNWLAELFNYVLGLFFYVEFLVLPRTWKGTSVIGVAKS; from the coding sequence TTGAACGCACTACCGGTGAGTGACCCTAAGGATACCGCGTTCTCCGAAGAACAGTTCGATAAGCTATACCCGCTAGGCGTGGAACGGCATTATTGGAGCCGCTGTCGGAATAAGGTCATTGCACACACCCTGCGCAAGGTGAATGCGGTCGGCCCGATGCTGGAGATCGGTTGCGGAAAAGGCGTTGTTGTGGAGTACTTGAGGAATGATGGCTTCGACATTACCGGAATAGAATTGGCACCGGTGAAAGCGCTCCCAAGCGTAGCAACATTCGTAAAGACCGGAGCCGATGTGCTGGACATGGACCCCGCGGTCTGCGCAACGATAAGAACAATTTTACTTCTGGATGTGATCGAACACATCGAAGATCCTGTTGCCTTTTTGGTCATGGTCCGGAAGAAGCTGCCGAATGCAGAATGCGTTCTGGCAACCGTGCCTGCCCGACAAGAACTGTTCAGCAATTTCGATCGGTTCAACAATCACTTCCGGCGCTATGATCTGAACATGCTTACCGAACATTTGCGCACCAACAACACGCGCAGTTCTTACGTAAGCTACGTCTTCCATGGCTTATATCCCGCAGCGCGACTATTGCTGAAGTCGAAAGGTGAACGTGAGGTCGGCTTCAATGTGCCCAAAAATTGGCTAGCTGAACTTTTCAATTACGTACTCGGCCTGTTCTTCTACGTCGAGTTCCTCGTGCTTCCACGAACATGGAAAGGAACCTCTGTTATCGGAGTTGCGAAGAGCTAG
- a CDS encoding dehydrogenase E1 component subunit alpha/beta: MTTLTTEDRQLRFERGTHDDATLLNMYVQLARPRVIEEKMLSLLRQGKISKWFSGIGQEAISVGVALAANEDEYILPMHRNLGVFTTRGMPFRKLFAQWQGKATGYSKGRERSFHFGDQEHKIVGMISHLGPQLGIADGIALAHKLKKENRCTFVFTGDGATSEGDFHESLNVAAVWDLPVLFIIENNGYGLSTPSKEQFRMKHFTDKAIGYGIESVQIAGNNILEVYNNLARLADSVRENPRPILVECITFRMRGHEEASGTKYVPQELFEVWGKKDPVHNFEAWLLKEGILTAENRDQIRHEIKAGIEEDIRHAFEEPEPTPVEEVELGDVYATAPDPTIGTGSVDLLGRPNETNGPDGQPHPEKRLIDAIQEAMLQSMERHPDLVLMGQDIAEYGGAFKITDGFVERFGKERVRNTPLCESAIVGAAYGLSVKGMKAMMEMQFADFVSEGMTQICNVLAKSHYRWGQNADVVIRMPTGAGVGAGPFHSQSNEMWFVKTPGLKVVYPSNPFDAKGLLMTAFEDPNPVMFFEHKAMYRSVSGPVPTEPYSIPFGKARIVREAQATRNDSPVSLSVITYGMGVHWATELAATLADRSSGDGGPIDMEIVDLRTLVPLDIETIVASVKKTGKVIVLHEDTLTGGFGGELSALINEHCFDHLDAPIMRVASWDTPVPFAIPLEKGFLPKSRFAEAVERLAGY, encoded by the coding sequence ATGACCACGCTGACCACCGAAGACCGTCAACTCCGCTTTGAACGCGGAACACATGATGATGCCACACTGCTGAACATGTACGTGCAGCTCGCACGACCACGTGTTATCGAAGAGAAAATGTTGAGCCTGCTTCGGCAAGGCAAGATCAGTAAATGGTTCAGTGGAATTGGCCAGGAAGCCATCAGCGTTGGTGTTGCGCTTGCCGCCAATGAGGATGAGTACATTTTGCCAATGCATCGGAATCTGGGCGTCTTCACTACGCGCGGAATGCCGTTCAGAAAACTCTTCGCCCAATGGCAAGGAAAAGCAACAGGCTATTCAAAAGGAAGGGAGCGTAGTTTCCACTTCGGTGATCAAGAGCATAAGATCGTTGGCATGATCAGCCACCTCGGGCCACAATTGGGGATCGCCGATGGCATCGCACTAGCGCACAAACTGAAGAAGGAGAACAGATGCACGTTCGTTTTCACCGGTGATGGTGCAACGAGTGAAGGTGATTTTCACGAAAGCCTCAATGTTGCTGCCGTTTGGGACCTACCGGTATTGTTCATCATAGAGAACAACGGATATGGATTGAGTACGCCGAGCAAGGAGCAATTCCGCATGAAGCACTTCACCGATAAGGCGATAGGCTACGGAATTGAATCAGTGCAGATCGCAGGCAACAACATCCTCGAGGTCTACAATAACCTTGCGCGCTTGGCGGATAGCGTCCGTGAGAATCCGCGTCCCATCCTTGTGGAATGCATCACGTTCCGGATGCGCGGGCATGAGGAGGCCAGTGGCACCAAGTATGTTCCGCAGGAATTGTTCGAGGTGTGGGGTAAGAAAGATCCTGTTCACAATTTCGAAGCATGGCTCTTGAAAGAGGGCATACTTACTGCGGAGAACCGCGATCAGATCCGGCATGAGATCAAAGCGGGTATTGAAGAAGATATTCGACATGCGTTTGAAGAACCTGAACCTACACCTGTTGAGGAGGTTGAATTGGGTGATGTGTATGCAACTGCGCCGGACCCCACCATTGGCACGGGTAGCGTCGACCTCCTCGGTCGACCTAACGAGACCAATGGCCCCGACGGCCAACCACATCCCGAAAAACGCCTGATCGATGCCATTCAGGAAGCCATGTTGCAAAGCATGGAGCGCCATCCGGATCTGGTGCTGATGGGCCAGGATATTGCTGAATACGGCGGAGCATTCAAGATCACCGATGGATTCGTTGAACGCTTCGGAAAGGAACGCGTTCGCAATACGCCACTGTGTGAAAGCGCGATCGTTGGTGCAGCATACGGCCTTAGTGTGAAGGGCATGAAGGCCATGATGGAAATGCAGTTCGCGGATTTCGTGAGCGAGGGCATGACGCAGATCTGCAACGTGCTCGCCAAAAGCCACTACCGCTGGGGACAGAACGCCGATGTGGTGATCCGAATGCCCACCGGCGCTGGCGTTGGCGCTGGTCCGTTCCACAGTCAAAGCAATGAAATGTGGTTCGTGAAAACACCGGGTCTGAAAGTTGTTTACCCGAGTAATCCGTTCGATGCGAAAGGCTTGCTGATGACGGCATTCGAAGACCCGAATCCCGTGATGTTCTTCGAACACAAAGCCATGTATCGCTCCGTTTCTGGACCGGTTCCTACCGAACCCTACAGCATACCCTTCGGTAAAGCACGAATCGTTCGTGAAGCACAGGCCACACGAAACGATAGCCCCGTTTCATTGAGCGTCATCACCTATGGCATGGGCGTGCATTGGGCGACCGAACTCGCAGCAACACTTGCCGATCGCTCGAGTGGCGATGGAGGTCCGATCGATATGGAGATCGTTGATCTACGCACATTGGTCCCGTTGGATATTGAAACGATCGTTGCTAGTGTGAAGAAGACCGGTAAGGTCATTGTCCTGCATGAGGATACGCTGACCGGTGGTTTTGGTGGTGAGCTCAGCGCGTTGATCAATGAACATTGTTTCGATCATCTCGATGCACCCATCATGCGCGTAGCAAGTTGGGATACGCCGGTGCCCTTTGCGATACCGTTGGAGAAAGGGTTCTTGCCAAAGAGCAGATTCGCGGAAGCAGTGGAGCGGTTGGCGGGGTATTAA
- a CDS encoding T9SS type A sorting domain-containing protein: MPSKLCAGSHLRDVLNGFIPDLVSSDGYITDPGAFIENINLNVSWTPCDLTGLEYVSCNLMNLGFDPGVEVTAFPSFPAVSGTSSLFQIWNYTGTDLPALPLGLEALIIDAPTQLQNWTLDGTPAQPILAVEINNFPATSAWPSSISYVEFISVVNSEGDQPFILGDGVLRVVYLGLPNLTVLPMLSPDQDYMEIGSCPSITSGWAVQQVANNPTLIFSNMDGLQTLSNFPTLVDSLSVVVTPVLTSLPMPSSLVGLNLDYVPLLPVPIFPAGLRYLSVGWVDWNAVPALPSMLETFKIIGASTDVLLPVFPNSLWSFIADGAFTNGIPQLPSGLRQLDLTGLSTDIGQPAFPSAIETIALNDCSFTGMPSFPEGLQELIVYNSGTCLPPLPTTLTELSADMACYPNQPSNLVQQLNLCSILTSYCSEVNPTISGHVFLDLNSDGEQGADEPNHISGTVRFLPSNYQTGVDTAGNYSIALPIGEYTVELVGLSQPFSDVLPLQYVQELLTVNDNIDGLDFAISALDIPVERSVQMRLVSPARPGFDHYMIVNGSIQGSHEDTTVVTITFDPLLTLNFVRPFGTSTVTGNVITYKTPPMTQFYSDIVVSLHVPETVTMGTILMEHCEISPLTNDPNPVNNSITIYHEVLSSFDPNDKQVFPTMLAPDEVAADTTVEYMIRFQNTGTYLAERVLVTDTLSDDLQWDSFRFIQSSHPCEWFMRDGVLHFVFNEIMLPDSNANEPESHGFVSFSIRPNTDLALGETVQNIANIYFDFNEPVITDPCELTIDISNAVPSVIAQEASAVYPIPALDHITVILPNGSVYQGEVIATDGRVVQRVSAVRTNDRINVASLSPGTYVIILQSAAGGILREQFIKQ; encoded by the coding sequence GTGCCAAGTAAACTTTGTGCCGGATCTCATCTTAGGGATGTGCTGAATGGTTTCATTCCTGATCTTGTAAGTTCGGATGGTTACATAACGGACCCTGGAGCGTTCATCGAAAATATTAACTTGAATGTGTCATGGACACCTTGCGACCTTACCGGTTTAGAATATGTGTCATGCAACTTAATGAACTTGGGTTTCGATCCCGGGGTTGAAGTAACAGCATTCCCTTCCTTCCCTGCCGTTTCTGGTACTAGTTCCCTCTTTCAAATTTGGAACTACACCGGTACTGATCTTCCCGCGCTACCGCTTGGCCTCGAGGCCTTAATTATTGACGCACCAACGCAACTACAGAACTGGACCCTTGACGGCACACCTGCACAGCCGATACTTGCCGTAGAGATCAACAACTTCCCGGCCACTTCAGCTTGGCCCTCTTCGATCTCATACGTGGAATTTATTTCTGTGGTGAACAGCGAAGGAGATCAACCATTCATACTTGGAGATGGTGTGTTGCGCGTTGTATACCTCGGACTACCCAATTTGACAGTTCTGCCTATGCTATCGCCGGATCAAGATTACATGGAAATTGGGTCCTGTCCCTCAATAACTTCTGGTTGGGCAGTGCAGCAAGTAGCCAATAACCCCACGTTGATATTCAGCAATATGGATGGCCTACAAACCTTATCGAACTTCCCAACCTTGGTGGATAGCCTTTCGGTGGTAGTTACACCCGTTCTTACTTCATTACCGATGCCCAGTTCATTGGTCGGGCTTAACTTGGATTATGTGCCGTTACTACCAGTGCCGATTTTCCCTGCTGGTTTACGCTATCTATCCGTTGGCTGGGTGGATTGGAATGCTGTTCCAGCTCTACCGAGTATGTTGGAAACATTCAAGATCATCGGAGCTTCGACGGATGTTCTGCTTCCAGTTTTCCCGAACAGCTTGTGGTCTTTCATCGCTGATGGCGCATTTACGAATGGTATTCCCCAGTTGCCATCAGGTTTGAGGCAGTTGGATCTGACCGGCTTGTCCACGGATATTGGGCAACCAGCATTCCCTAGCGCAATTGAGACTATTGCACTTAACGATTGTTCCTTCACTGGAATGCCATCGTTCCCTGAAGGACTTCAGGAACTTATCGTGTACAACAGTGGTACTTGTTTACCGCCTTTACCAACGACCTTGACCGAGTTGAGTGCTGACATGGCTTGTTACCCCAACCAACCATCCAATTTAGTGCAACAGTTGAACCTTTGTTCCATCCTTACCAGCTACTGCTCCGAAGTAAATCCTACTATTTCCGGACATGTATTTCTTGATCTGAACAGTGACGGCGAGCAGGGAGCAGATGAACCGAACCATATATCCGGAACAGTGCGTTTTCTACCATCGAACTACCAAACTGGGGTAGACACTGCTGGTAACTACAGTATTGCTTTACCCATCGGAGAATACACTGTGGAATTGGTAGGGCTTTCTCAACCTTTCTCGGATGTGTTACCGTTGCAATATGTTCAAGAACTGTTAACGGTGAATGATAATATTGATGGTCTGGACTTTGCCATAAGCGCCTTGGACATTCCCGTGGAACGGAGTGTACAAATGAGGTTGGTGTCGCCAGCCAGACCGGGGTTTGATCACTATATGATAGTGAATGGAAGTATCCAAGGCTCTCACGAAGACACCACGGTTGTTACGATCACCTTCGATCCCTTACTTACGCTGAATTTCGTTCGTCCATTCGGCACGTCTACAGTAACCGGTAACGTAATAACCTACAAGACTCCGCCGATGACCCAGTTCTATTCTGATATAGTTGTTAGCCTGCATGTGCCTGAAACAGTAACGATGGGCACTATTCTTATGGAGCATTGTGAGATCAGTCCACTTACCAATGATCCAAACCCGGTCAACAATAGCATAACAATTTATCATGAAGTCCTTAGTTCTTTTGACCCTAATGACAAACAGGTTTTTCCAACAATGCTGGCACCGGATGAAGTAGCTGCCGACACTACGGTTGAATACATGATCCGTTTCCAGAACACAGGCACCTACCTCGCCGAACGCGTGCTAGTTACCGATACGTTGAGTGACGACCTACAGTGGGATTCATTCCGATTCATCCAAAGCAGCCATCCGTGCGAATGGTTCATGCGCGATGGAGTGCTCCACTTCGTTTTCAACGAGATCATGTTGCCGGACAGCAATGCGAACGAACCCGAAAGCCATGGCTTCGTGAGCTTCTCCATCAGACCCAATACGGATCTTGCACTTGGTGAAACAGTTCAGAATATTGCGAACATCTACTTCGATTTCAATGAACCAGTGATCACTGATCCTTGCGAACTGACGATCGACATTTCGAATGCTGTTCCGAGTGTTATTGCACAAGAAGCCAGTGCCGTGTACCCAATACCAGCTCTTGATCACATTACGGTGATCCTTCCGAATGGCAGCGTGTATCAAGGAGAGGTGATCGCAACCGACGGCCGGGTGGTACAACGCGTTAGTGCAGTACGAACGAACGATCGGATCAATGTAGCTTCTCTCTCGCCCGGGACGTATGTGATCATTCTACAGAGTGCGGCAGGAGGTATTTTGCGTGAACAATTCATTAAGCAATAA
- a CDS encoding flavodoxin reductase, translating to MEPLIAEIKSSTFITPDVKRFVLTRPTGLKFKPGQGVMVAIDRDGWRDKWRPFTFTSLTTSRNIELIVKIYNDHKGVTEQLGIIRKGERLLLGDVFGTITYNGPGVFFAAGTGITPFLAIFRDLEKKKKMKANTLVYSNRTGLDVIMDTELAKLLGKRYFKLFTRERVIGFRDRRIDNNTLIALVQNFDQNFYICGPKEFVRDLEEMLLSLGAKADTLIFEA from the coding sequence ATGGAGCCATTAATAGCGGAGATCAAGAGTAGTACGTTCATTACGCCGGATGTGAAACGGTTCGTGCTCACACGCCCTACAGGATTGAAATTCAAACCAGGTCAAGGAGTAATGGTTGCCATTGATCGCGATGGCTGGCGCGACAAATGGCGGCCTTTCACATTTACCTCGTTGACCACATCGCGCAACATCGAATTGATCGTTAAGATCTACAACGATCACAAAGGAGTGACCGAACAATTAGGCATCATTCGCAAAGGCGAAAGGCTACTTTTAGGAGACGTGTTCGGTACAATAACGTACAATGGTCCTGGAGTTTTTTTCGCAGCAGGTACAGGCATCACGCCATTCCTGGCCATCTTTCGCGATCTGGAGAAGAAGAAAAAAATGAAGGCAAACACGTTGGTCTATTCCAATAGAACGGGCTTGGATGTGATCATGGATACGGAACTTGCGAAACTTCTGGGCAAACGATACTTCAAGTTGTTCACGCGTGAACGCGTCATTGGGTTCCGCGATCGGCGTATCGACAACAATACGCTCATCGCTTTGGTCCAGAATTTTGATCAGAACTTCTATATCTGCGGCCCGAAAGAGTTCGTACGCGATCTGGAGGAAATGCTCCTTAGTCTCGGTGCCAAAGCGGATACGCTGATCTTTGAGGCATAG
- a CDS encoding DUF1905 domain-containing protein, translating into MKSTSIKPYRFTAPLERMKGEFTWYFVEFPHDVVTEFGTRGRVRVKCMINGIAVDRALMPTKSGYHIIILGGDIRHAAKLKKQGDLVHVELWADPEPDKVTIPEALAETLDFMPEFKVGWDKLTTGMQRSMCYWVASAKTEPTQAKRIAELLRRFETGHIHFGGRTKKI; encoded by the coding sequence GTGAAGTCAACTTCGATAAAGCCCTACCGATTTACCGCTCCATTGGAGCGCATGAAAGGCGAATTCACATGGTATTTTGTGGAGTTCCCGCATGACGTGGTAACTGAATTCGGAACCCGTGGAAGGGTACGTGTAAAATGCATGATCAATGGGATCGCTGTCGACCGTGCATTAATGCCGACCAAGAGTGGTTACCACATTATCATTCTTGGTGGTGATATCCGGCACGCAGCGAAATTGAAAAAGCAGGGGGATCTGGTCCACGTTGAACTATGGGCAGACCCTGAACCGGATAAGGTAACGATCCCGGAAGCCCTGGCCGAGACCTTGGACTTCATGCCGGAATTCAAAGTGGGCTGGGATAAATTGACAACGGGCATGCAACGCAGTATGTGCTATTGGGTGGCGAGCGCGAAGACCGAACCTACCCAAGCCAAACGGATCGCAGAATTATTGCGTCGTTTTGAAACGGGACATATTCACTTCGGCGGTAGAACAAAAAAGATCTAG
- a CDS encoding translation initiation factor — translation MKKRPPSGLGGLVYSTNKNLGTSAEPSTLPPQQQDLRIHLDRMKGNKEVTRIAGFVGKASDLDDLGRALKSKCGVGGNTKDGVILLQGDHRDKVLVLLTEKGYRAKKAGG, via the coding sequence ATGAAGAAACGTCCCCCAAGCGGTCTCGGCGGATTGGTTTACAGCACCAACAAGAACTTAGGCACCTCTGCTGAACCGTCCACCCTGCCACCTCAGCAACAAGATCTCCGCATTCATTTGGATCGAATGAAGGGGAACAAGGAAGTTACACGCATTGCGGGCTTCGTTGGAAAGGCCAGTGATCTCGATGATCTTGGGCGCGCATTGAAGAGCAAATGCGGCGTTGGCGGAAATACGAAGGACGGCGTGATCCTATTGCAAGGTGATCACCGTGATAAAGTGTTGGTCTTATTGACCGAGAAGGGTTATCGAGCAAAAAAGGCGGGTGGGTAA
- a CDS encoding DegT/DnrJ/EryC1/StrS family aminotransferase: protein MPGTELFGEEEKKEVMDVMNSGVLFRFNHDAQREGHWKAKDFEKEVAQFTGAKHALAVSSGSTAVNTMLAACGVGYGDEVIVPPFTYIATIEAVLLAGALPVFAEIDDTLCMSAEGIRTVLSPKTKAILLVHMCGAAADLDGIIAICKEKNIQLIEDSAQALGASYKGKMLGTFGLMGSFSYDFFKINTCGEGGIVITDDHELWDTAQQFADHGHDHIGNNRGMEQHPILGTNFRIGEINAAIGLAQTRKLGYILNKQRQHKATIQARLGRIEGLQFRRHTDEAGDSATFFHLLMPNEEQARACVKLLGEAGIGVGYWYDNMFHYIKQWDHVKNLSAPYKMVAHELGLPQDLKTIKFPKSDAVMSRLISFNIRVTWTDAELNAMLDKMEGAVKQALLT, encoded by the coding sequence ATGCCTGGTACAGAACTATTCGGTGAAGAAGAAAAGAAGGAAGTGATGGACGTGATGAACTCGGGCGTTCTTTTCCGGTTCAATCACGACGCGCAGCGCGAAGGCCATTGGAAAGCGAAGGACTTTGAAAAGGAGGTCGCGCAATTCACTGGCGCAAAGCATGCGTTAGCGGTAAGCAGCGGCAGCACCGCGGTGAATACAATGCTTGCCGCTTGTGGTGTGGGATACGGAGATGAAGTGATCGTGCCGCCCTTCACGTACATCGCCACTATCGAAGCCGTTCTGCTCGCAGGTGCGTTACCGGTCTTTGCGGAGATCGATGATACGTTGTGCATGAGCGCGGAAGGCATCCGTACCGTGTTAAGCCCAAAGACCAAAGCCATCTTGCTGGTACACATGTGCGGCGCAGCAGCAGACCTCGATGGCATCATCGCCATTTGCAAAGAGAAGAACATCCAACTGATCGAGGATAGCGCACAAGCGTTGGGTGCAAGCTACAAAGGCAAAATGCTCGGAACGTTCGGACTTATGGGCAGCTTCAGTTATGATTTCTTCAAGATCAATACCTGTGGTGAAGGCGGGATCGTGATCACCGATGATCATGAGCTTTGGGATACCGCACAGCAATTTGCCGATCATGGACACGATCACATCGGTAATAACCGCGGCATGGAACAGCACCCGATCCTGGGCACCAACTTCCGGATCGGCGAGATCAACGCAGCTATCGGCTTAGCGCAAACGCGCAAACTTGGGTACATTCTCAATAAGCAGCGCCAGCACAAAGCGACCATACAAGCGAGGTTGGGTAGAATTGAAGGTCTACAATTCCGGAGGCACACCGATGAAGCGGGCGACAGTGCTACGTTCTTTCATTTGCTTATGCCGAACGAAGAACAAGCACGTGCGTGTGTGAAATTGCTTGGTGAAGCCGGTATCGGGGTAGGGTATTGGTATGATAATATGTTCCATTACATCAAGCAATGGGATCACGTAAAGAACCTTAGCGCTCCGTATAAAATGGTCGCCCACGAATTGGGCCTACCCCAAGATCTAAAGACCATCAAATTCCCCAAAAGCGATGCCGTTATGAGCCGTTTGATCAGCTTCAATATCCGCGTTACATGGACCGATGCTGAACTGAATGCGATGCTGGATAAAATGGAAGGTGCGGTTAAACAGGCCTTATTGACCTAA
- a CDS encoding SulP family inorganic anion transporter, translating to MKDKGLFGYWKQDLQASVVVFLVALPLCLGIALASGADPITGIIAGVIGGIVVGYASGSSLGVSGPAAGLAVIVLTAISSLGSYELFLCAVIIAGVLQALLGLFKAGVLAYYFPSSVIKGMLAGIGIIIILKQIPHALGYNSDYEGDLDFFQPDNQNTFSELLNVMDFLEYGSIIIALVALALLLVWEQPLIKNSKLASIPGPLLAVLSGIVLGFVFKGGTMELGSSFFVALPDISLASLSASLPSPDLAGFTQLAVWKVAFTIAIVASLETLLCVEAADKMDDHKRVTPTNRELLAQGAGNFLSGFAGGLPITQVIVRSSANAQSGGKTKLSAIFHGVLLLLSVLLFPSVLRAIPLASLAAVLLMVGYKLAKPVLFKEMWKAGAYQFVPFIVTIVGVVFTDLLTGVMIGMAVGIFFILYNNFKLPFRLDPATLVSGVPTRIELSEDVSFLNKAAILQTLNKLPKGAHLIIDLARTVGLDPDVIEIIRDQTIRAKENGTIIETVGLDEQRRNNIDENNSNLKQKQALAF from the coding sequence ATGAAAGACAAAGGTCTATTCGGCTATTGGAAGCAGGATCTTCAAGCTTCCGTCGTGGTTTTTTTGGTTGCATTACCATTATGTCTTGGTATTGCCCTGGCAAGTGGTGCTGATCCAATAACAGGTATAATCGCTGGAGTAATTGGTGGTATTGTTGTGGGTTACGCGTCCGGTTCTTCATTAGGCGTAAGTGGTCCTGCTGCGGGTTTGGCAGTGATCGTTCTTACCGCTATAAGTTCGCTTGGTTCGTACGAATTATTTCTTTGTGCTGTAATAATTGCTGGTGTATTACAAGCCCTTTTAGGATTGTTTAAAGCTGGTGTATTGGCCTACTATTTCCCTTCATCTGTTATCAAGGGCATGTTGGCGGGTATTGGTATCATCATTATACTGAAACAGATCCCGCATGCTTTAGGCTACAATTCTGATTATGAAGGTGATCTTGATTTTTTCCAACCGGATAACCAGAACACATTCTCCGAGTTGCTCAATGTGATGGATTTTCTGGAATATGGCTCCATTATAATTGCACTAGTAGCGCTGGCCTTATTGTTAGTTTGGGAACAGCCACTCATTAAAAATTCCAAACTCGCGTCAATTCCAGGACCATTGCTTGCTGTGTTGAGCGGTATTGTTCTGGGGTTTGTTTTCAAAGGTGGAACTATGGAGTTAGGCAGTAGCTTCTTCGTGGCGTTACCGGATATTTCATTGGCATCGCTCTCAGCCTCTTTGCCGTCGCCGGATCTTGCTGGATTTACTCAACTTGCTGTTTGGAAAGTAGCATTTACCATTGCTATTGTAGCAAGTTTGGAAACGCTCTTGTGTGTAGAAGCTGCGGATAAAATGGACGATCACAAACGCGTTACTCCTACCAATCGGGAACTACTGGCCCAAGGTGCTGGTAATTTCCTTTCCGGCTTTGCTGGTGGGTTACCGATCACGCAGGTCATCGTTCGCAGTTCTGCTAATGCGCAGAGCGGTGGAAAAACCAAGCTATCAGCAATTTTTCATGGTGTATTGCTCCTGCTATCGGTGCTTTTGTTCCCAAGTGTATTGCGTGCGATCCCTCTAGCAAGTTTGGCCGCTGTCCTTTTAATGGTAGGCTATAAATTGGCAAAACCTGTTCTCTTCAAGGAAATGTGGAAAGCAGGCGCCTACCAATTCGTTCCATTCATAGTAACTATTGTGGGAGTGGTATTCACCGACCTTTTGACCGGTGTAATGATCGGGATGGCCGTTGGTATATTCTTCATTCTTTACAACAATTTCAAACTGCCGTTCCGCCTCGATCCGGCAACGTTGGTCTCAGGGGTGCCCACGCGTATCGAATTGAGCGAGGACGTGAGTTTCTTGAACAAGGCAGCCATTCTACAGACACTCAACAAACTGCCGAAAGGCGCACACTTGATAATTGATCTAGCGCGAACTGTTGGCTTGGATCCTGATGTTATCGAGATCATTCGTGATCAGACCATTCGCGCCAAAGAAAATGGAACTATCATCGAGACCGTGGGTTTGGATGAACAGCGGAGGAACAACATCGACGAGAACAATTCGAATCTGAAACAGAAGCAGGCCCTTGCGTTCTAG